One window of the Hippocampus zosterae strain Florida chromosome 8, ASM2543408v3, whole genome shotgun sequence genome contains the following:
- the LOC127606306 gene encoding arf-GAP with coiled-coil, ANK repeat and PH domain-containing protein 2-like isoform X6: MIDAGKAYNAANKQFVNGIRELALQSTKDEVIESSLSKFAESLQEMINYHTILFDQAQRSIKTQLQTFVKDDLRKFKEAKKQFDKVSEEKDAALIKNAQAPRNKQHEVEEATNILTATRKCFRHIVLDYVLQINVLQSKRRSEILKSMLSFMYAHLTFFHQGYDLFSELQPLMKQLGGQLDQLVVDAAKEKRDMEQKHSTIQQKVQICEMTELDSDHPNFCAWRSSSDFSNDDTKLEYNVDAENGIAMEGYLFKRASNAFKTWNRRWFSIQNNQLVYQKKFKDNPTVVVEDLRLCTVKHCEDLERRFCFEVVSPTKSCMMQADSEKLRQAWIKAVQNSIATAFRDKGDDAEKLDRKSSTSTGSLDSGGEPKEKSLKGESALQKVIAIPGNVCCCDCGQPDPRWASINLGITLCIQCSGIHRSLGVHFSKVRSLTLDSWEPELLKLMCELGNGVINQIYEARREELGARKPQPGDPRHEVEAYIKAKYVDRRFVRRPSDEELRSKVVSLSKQEKRLSSSSEHLPPRPPPPTPKLRPGSNASGQSAVAGGSEARRDSLFCPDELHSLFSYFDNSSKLRSIKSADSGIQHSADGSREMLATTPSNSSLADTDVAEPPPMPMPATLPPPSPCKETVFYEPKEYSSGLQLYWASCARSLPDMAEALAHGAQVNWVNTEDDKKTPLIMAVRGGSLVTCEFLLQNAANVNQQDAQGRGPLHHATMLGRTGQVCLFLKRGANQNAADIEEKTPLAIAVEAANADIVTLLRLAKMNEEMREAEGPYSQTGDETYQDIFQDFTHMASNDPDKLNRYQHYDPQRH; the protein is encoded by the exons ATGATAGATGCTGGGAAAGCTTACAATGCTGCCAACAAACAGTTTGTCAACGGGATCCGGGAGCTTGCCCTGCAATCTACCAAAGATGAAGTCATCGAG tccagtctttccaagtTTGCAGAAAGCCTTCAAGAGATGATCAACTATCATACG ATACTATTCGATCAGGCCCAGAGATCAATCAAGACCCAGCTTCAAACATTTGTAAAAGA TGACCTACGTAAATTTAAAGAAGCCAAGAAGCAGTTTGACAAGGTGAGTGAAGAAAAGGATGCAGCGCTGATCAAAAATGCCCAGGCTCCCCGCAACAAGCAGCACGAAGTGGAAGAGGCTACCAACATCCTTACCGCCACGCGCAAGTGCTTCCGACACATCGTTCTCGACTATGTTTTGCAG attAACGTGCTACAGTCCAAGAGAAGATCGGAAATCCTCAAATCT ATGCTGTCCTTCATGTATGCCCACCTGACTTTTTTCCACCAAGGCTATGACCTCTTCAGTGAGTTACAGCCTCTAATGAAACAGCTTGGAGGACAG TTGGACCAGTTGGTTGTGGATGCTGCCAAAGAGAAGCGGGACATGGAGCAAAAACACTCCACCATCCAGCAAAAGGTACAGATTTGT GAGATGACGGAGTTGGACTCAGACCACCCAAACTTTTGTGCTTGGAGGTCATCCTCT GACTTCTCTAATGACGACACCAAGTTGGAATACAACGTGGATGCAGAGAACGGCATCGCCATGGAGGGTTATCTTTTTAAGAGGGCCAGCAATGCCTTCAAGACATGGAATCG ACGGTGGTTCTCCATCCAAAACAATCAGCTGGTTTATCAGAAGAAATTCAAG GACAACCCGACGGTGGTCGTGGAAGACCTGAGGCTTTGTACGGTCAAACACTGTGAAGATTTGGAGCGCCGCTTTTGTTTCGAGGTGGTGTCACCCACAAA GAGCTGCATGATGCAAGCAGACTCTGAGAAGTTGCGACAGGCGTGGATCAAAGCTGTCCAGAACAGCATCGCCACTGCCTTCCGCGACAAGGGAGATGACGCTGag AAGCTGGACAGGAAATCTTCCACATCAACGGGGAGCTTAGACTCGGGTGGGGAACCCAAGGAGAAATCGCTAAAAGGGGAGAGCGCCCTGCAGAAAGTCATCGCCATCCCGGGCAACGTTTGTTGCTGTGACTGCGGCCAGCCAGATCCACGCTGGGCCAGCATCAATCTCGGCATCACCCTTTGCATCCAATGCTCTGGAATTCACAG GAGTCTGGGAGTTCATTTCTCAAAGGTCCGGTCGCTGACTTTGGATTCATGGGAGCCAGAACTGCTTAAG CTAATGTGTGAACTTGGAAACGGAGTTATTAACCAAATATATGAGGCTCGGCGAGAGGAACTGGGAGCGAGAAAACCACAGCCAGGAGACCCAAG ACATGAAGTGGAGGCCTACATCAAAGCCAAGTATGTGGATCGCAGGTTCGTGCGCAGGCCATCTGATGAGGAGCTTCGGAGCAAGGTGGTGTCCCTCAGCAAACAGGAGAAGAGACTGAGCAGCAGCTCCGAGCACCTGCCCCCTAGACCGCCGCCGCCCACCCCCAAACTGCGACCCGGTTCCAACGCATCTGGACAGTCAG CTGTTGCCGGTGGCTCGGAGGCCCGGCGGGACTCTCTCTTCTGTCCTGACGAGCTTCATTCACTCTTCTCCTACTTTGACAACTCCTCCAAGCTCAGGAGCA TCAAAAGCGCCGACAGTGGAATCCAGCATAGTGCTGATGGCAGCAGGGAAATGCTGGCCACCACCCCCTCTAATAGTAGTTTGGCCGATACag ATGTTGCTGAGCCTCCGCCCATGCCCATGCCAGCCACACTGCCGCCGCCATCACCTTGTAAGGAGACCGTGTTCTACGAGCCCAAGGAGTACAGTTCAGGTCTTCAGCTCTACTGGGCTTCGTGTGCCCGCAGTCTACCTGACATGGCTGAGGCACTGGCCCACGGAGCCCAAGTCAACTGGGTCAACACCGAAGACGACAAGAAAACACCGCTCATCATGGCAGTGCGGGGG GGCTCATTGGTGACCTGCGAGTTTTTGCTCCAAAACGCGGCCAATGTAAATCAGCAGGATGCTCAAGGTCGAGGACCTCTGCACCACGCCACCATGCTGGGACGCACAGG GCAAGTGTGTTTATTCTTGAAGAGAGGAGCCAATCAAAACGCTGCAGACATTGAGGAAAAAACTCCGCTGGCCATCGCGGTGGAAGCAGCTAATGCAGACATTGTTACATT GCTGCGATTGGCCAAGATGAACGAGGAGATGCGCGAGGCGGAGGGCCCCTACAGCCAGACAG
- the LOC127606306 gene encoding arf-GAP with coiled-coil, ANK repeat and PH domain-containing protein 2-like isoform X5: MKITVDFEECLKDSPRFRATIEDVEGDVCELESKLDKLVKLCIGMIDAGKAYNAANKQFVNGIRELALQSTKDEVIESSLSKFAESLQEMINYHTILFDQAQRSIKTQLQTFVKDDLRKFKEAKKQFDKVSEEKDAALIKNAQAPRNKQHEVEEATNILTATRKCFRHIVLDYVLQINVLQSKRRSEILKSMLSFMYAHLTFFHQGYDLFSELQPLMKQLGGQLDQLVVDAAKEKRDMEQKHSTIQQKVQICEMTELDSDHPNFCAWRSSSDFSNDDTKLEYNVDAENGIAMEGYLFKRASNAFKTWNRRWFSIQNNQLVYQKKFKDNPTVVVEDLRLCTVKHCEDLERRFCFEVVSPTKSCMMQADSEKLRQAWIKAVQNSIATAFRDKGDDAEKLDRKSSTSTGSLDSGGEPKEKSLKGESALQKVIAIPGNVCCCDCGQPDPRWASINLGITLCIQCSGIHRSLGVHFSKVRSLTLDSWEPELLKLMCELGNGVINQIYEARREELGARKPQPGDPRHEVEAYIKAKYVDRRFVRRPSDEELRSKVVSLSKQEKRLSSSSEHLPPRPPPPTPKLRPGSNASGQSVKSADSGIQHSADGSREMLATTPSNSSLADTDVAEPPPMPMPATLPPPSPCKETVFYEPKEYSSGLQLYWASCARSLPDMAEALAHGAQVNWVNTEDDKKTPLIMAVRGGSLVTCEFLLQNAANVNQQDAQGRGPLHHATMLGRTGQVCLFLKRGANQNAADIEEKTPLAIAVEAANADIVTLLRLAKMNEEMREAEGPYSQTGDETYQDIFQDFTHMASNDPDKLNRYQHYDPQRH; the protein is encoded by the exons AGCGACCATAGAGGACGTGGAGGGGGATGTGTGTGAGTTGGAATCGAAACTCGACAAA CTGGTGAAGTTGTGTATCGGGATGATAGATGCTGGGAAAGCTTACAATGCTGCCAACAAACAGTTTGTCAACGGGATCCGGGAGCTTGCCCTGCAATCTACCAAAGATGAAGTCATCGAG tccagtctttccaagtTTGCAGAAAGCCTTCAAGAGATGATCAACTATCATACG ATACTATTCGATCAGGCCCAGAGATCAATCAAGACCCAGCTTCAAACATTTGTAAAAGA TGACCTACGTAAATTTAAAGAAGCCAAGAAGCAGTTTGACAAGGTGAGTGAAGAAAAGGATGCAGCGCTGATCAAAAATGCCCAGGCTCCCCGCAACAAGCAGCACGAAGTGGAAGAGGCTACCAACATCCTTACCGCCACGCGCAAGTGCTTCCGACACATCGTTCTCGACTATGTTTTGCAG attAACGTGCTACAGTCCAAGAGAAGATCGGAAATCCTCAAATCT ATGCTGTCCTTCATGTATGCCCACCTGACTTTTTTCCACCAAGGCTATGACCTCTTCAGTGAGTTACAGCCTCTAATGAAACAGCTTGGAGGACAG TTGGACCAGTTGGTTGTGGATGCTGCCAAAGAGAAGCGGGACATGGAGCAAAAACACTCCACCATCCAGCAAAAGGTACAGATTTGT GAGATGACGGAGTTGGACTCAGACCACCCAAACTTTTGTGCTTGGAGGTCATCCTCT GACTTCTCTAATGACGACACCAAGTTGGAATACAACGTGGATGCAGAGAACGGCATCGCCATGGAGGGTTATCTTTTTAAGAGGGCCAGCAATGCCTTCAAGACATGGAATCG ACGGTGGTTCTCCATCCAAAACAATCAGCTGGTTTATCAGAAGAAATTCAAG GACAACCCGACGGTGGTCGTGGAAGACCTGAGGCTTTGTACGGTCAAACACTGTGAAGATTTGGAGCGCCGCTTTTGTTTCGAGGTGGTGTCACCCACAAA GAGCTGCATGATGCAAGCAGACTCTGAGAAGTTGCGACAGGCGTGGATCAAAGCTGTCCAGAACAGCATCGCCACTGCCTTCCGCGACAAGGGAGATGACGCTGag AAGCTGGACAGGAAATCTTCCACATCAACGGGGAGCTTAGACTCGGGTGGGGAACCCAAGGAGAAATCGCTAAAAGGGGAGAGCGCCCTGCAGAAAGTCATCGCCATCCCGGGCAACGTTTGTTGCTGTGACTGCGGCCAGCCAGATCCACGCTGGGCCAGCATCAATCTCGGCATCACCCTTTGCATCCAATGCTCTGGAATTCACAG GAGTCTGGGAGTTCATTTCTCAAAGGTCCGGTCGCTGACTTTGGATTCATGGGAGCCAGAACTGCTTAAG CTAATGTGTGAACTTGGAAACGGAGTTATTAACCAAATATATGAGGCTCGGCGAGAGGAACTGGGAGCGAGAAAACCACAGCCAGGAGACCCAAG ACATGAAGTGGAGGCCTACATCAAAGCCAAGTATGTGGATCGCAGGTTCGTGCGCAGGCCATCTGATGAGGAGCTTCGGAGCAAGGTGGTGTCCCTCAGCAAACAGGAGAAGAGACTGAGCAGCAGCTCCGAGCACCTGCCCCCTAGACCGCCGCCGCCCACCCCCAAACTGCGACCCGGTTCCAACGCATCTGGACAGTCAG TCAAAAGCGCCGACAGTGGAATCCAGCATAGTGCTGATGGCAGCAGGGAAATGCTGGCCACCACCCCCTCTAATAGTAGTTTGGCCGATACag ATGTTGCTGAGCCTCCGCCCATGCCCATGCCAGCCACACTGCCGCCGCCATCACCTTGTAAGGAGACCGTGTTCTACGAGCCCAAGGAGTACAGTTCAGGTCTTCAGCTCTACTGGGCTTCGTGTGCCCGCAGTCTACCTGACATGGCTGAGGCACTGGCCCACGGAGCCCAAGTCAACTGGGTCAACACCGAAGACGACAAGAAAACACCGCTCATCATGGCAGTGCGGGGG GGCTCATTGGTGACCTGCGAGTTTTTGCTCCAAAACGCGGCCAATGTAAATCAGCAGGATGCTCAAGGTCGAGGACCTCTGCACCACGCCACCATGCTGGGACGCACAGG GCAAGTGTGTTTATTCTTGAAGAGAGGAGCCAATCAAAACGCTGCAGACATTGAGGAAAAAACTCCGCTGGCCATCGCGGTGGAAGCAGCTAATGCAGACATTGTTACATT GCTGCGATTGGCCAAGATGAACGAGGAGATGCGCGAGGCGGAGGGCCCCTACAGCCAGACAG